A section of the Persephonella sp. genome encodes:
- a CDS encoding Uma2 family endonuclease, whose amino-acid sequence MLAEKYLPHYTYENYKNWEGRWELIEGIPFAMYQAYPVNNQLLSNNIAWQLEELLKSCEECKALLPVDWKISEDTVVQPDNLVICYPIDDKPYITKAPSIIFEVISKSTQEKDEKLKFEIYQRERVKYYILIYPDEKFAKVYELINGKYTKLIDATDEVVKLNLKNCSIDFDFSKIWQ is encoded by the coding sequence ATGTTAGCTGAGAAATACTTACCCCATTACACTTACGAAAATTATAAAAACTGGGAAGGCAGGTGGGAATTAATAGAGGGAATTCCATTTGCTATGTATCAGGCCTATCCTGTTAATAATCAGCTTTTAAGTAATAATATCGCCTGGCAGCTGGAAGAACTTTTAAAAAGCTGCGAAGAATGTAAGGCTCTTTTACCTGTTGACTGGAAAATTAGCGAGGATACCGTTGTTCAGCCTGATAATTTGGTGATTTGTTATCCTATTGATGATAAGCCATATATAACAAAGGCCCCATCTATAATTTTTGAAGTAATTTCAAAATCAACACAGGAAAAGGATGAGAAACTGAAATTTGAAATTTATCAGAGGGAAAGGGTTAAATACTACATTCTGATATATCCTGATGAAAAATTTGCAAAGGTTTATGAACTTATTAATGGAAAATACACAAAACTAATAGATGCAACAGACGAAGTAGTGAAATTAAATCTGAAAAACTGCTCAATTGACTTTGATTTTTCAAAAATATGGCAATAA
- the gap gene encoding type I glyceraldehyde-3-phosphate dehydrogenase yields the protein MAIKVAINGFGRIGRNFFRACADNPEIEIVGINDLTDANTLAHLLKYDSVHGRFSKPVEAKGNSIVVDGKEIEVTAIKDPAQLPWKDLGVDIVIESTGVFRDREGASKHLQAGAKKVIISAPGKNPDLTVVLGVNEEQYDPEKHNIISNASCTTNCLAPIAKILHQEFGIVKGYMVTVHAYTNDQRILDLPHKDLRRARAAAINIIPTTTGAAKAVGEVLPELKGKLDGTARRVPVADGSLVDLTVVVEKSTTEEEINAKVKEYAESSMKGILEYSEDPLVSQDIVGNPHSSIFDALSTKVIEGNFVHVSSWYDNEWGYSNRLKDLVLYMAKKGL from the coding sequence ATGGCAATTAAAGTTGCAATTAACGGATTTGGTAGAATTGGGAGAAACTTCTTCAGAGCATGTGCTGACAATCCTGAAATTGAAATTGTTGGTATTAATGACCTGACTGATGCAAATACCCTTGCACACCTTCTTAAATATGACTCTGTTCACGGTAGATTTTCAAAACCTGTGGAAGCCAAAGGAAATTCCATTGTGGTTGACGGCAAAGAGATAGAAGTTACAGCAATAAAAGACCCTGCTCAGCTTCCATGGAAAGACTTGGGAGTTGATATTGTTATTGAATCAACAGGGGTTTTTAGAGACAGAGAAGGTGCTTCAAAACATCTTCAAGCAGGAGCTAAAAAAGTTATAATTTCAGCCCCAGGAAAAAATCCAGACCTTACAGTTGTCCTAGGAGTTAACGAAGAACAATACGACCCTGAAAAACACAATATCATTTCAAATGCATCTTGCACAACAAACTGTCTTGCACCAATTGCAAAAATACTCCATCAGGAGTTTGGAATAGTTAAAGGATACATGGTTACTGTTCACGCATATACAAATGACCAGAGAATTTTAGACCTGCCACATAAAGACCTTAGAAGAGCAAGGGCTGCTGCTATAAATATAATTCCAACCACAACAGGTGCTGCTAAAGCTGTCGGGGAAGTTCTCCCTGAGCTCAAAGGAAAATTAGATGGAACAGCAAGAAGAGTTCCTGTGGCAGACGGTTCACTGGTTGACCTTACAGTTGTTGTTGAGAAGTCAACTACTGAAGAGGAAATTAATGCCAAAGTTAAAGAATATGCAGAAAGTTCTATGAAAGGAATTCTTGAATACTCAGAAGACCCACTTGTTTCTCAGGATATAGTAGGAAATCCTCATTCTTCAATATTTGATGCCCTTTCCACAAAGGTTATAGAAGGTAATTTTGTTCATGTTTCATCCTGGTATGATAACGAGTGGGGATATTCAAATAGATTGAAAGATTTAGTTCTTTATATGGCTAAAAAAGGTTTATAA
- the murF gene encoding UDP-N-acetylmuramoyl-tripeptide--D-alanyl-D-alanine ligase: MEIKEIAKVVNGKLIGNPKGKVDKFCIDSRKINQNMFFVPIKGERFDGHQFIEDAIKKGATGYFTQIAKNIDGGILVDDTLKALTKVGVYKKERLKIAIGITGTSGKTTTKEILRFLLSQFFNTYSTPGNYNNEIGVPLTLANIPENTEIGIFEFGARKKGDIKKLIEISTPEIRILTAIGHGHTEVFGSLEEVIKGKGEIFEGGEIAILPYSLLKYYNLGKKITFGFEENADIHIKGIKIDFEGTEGILKIDNKFFKIKIPAINRAIVYNTAIGAAVLKYLEMDIERALENLSEFQMPEGRGKLIKIRNIQVIDDTYNANPLSVKNAIDTISSLQGFKIAVLGDMLELGKKSQKLHAEIGEYIGQKNIDLAIFYGEEMKWAYERAKKYIPAFYFEDKTAIAEKILKHKDKNPIVLIKGSRGMKMEEVIEILKNIF, encoded by the coding sequence ATGGAAATAAAAGAAATTGCAAAAGTTGTAAATGGAAAGTTAATAGGAAACCCTAAAGGAAAAGTAGACAAGTTCTGTATAGATAGCAGAAAAATAAACCAAAATATGTTTTTTGTTCCTATTAAAGGTGAAAGGTTTGATGGGCACCAGTTTATTGAAGATGCTATTAAAAAAGGTGCTACAGGATATTTTACCCAGATAGCTAAAAATATTGATGGAGGAATTCTGGTAGATGACACCCTAAAAGCCCTTACAAAAGTTGGTGTTTACAAAAAGGAAAGGCTAAAAATTGCTATAGGCATAACAGGAACCAGTGGAAAAACAACTACTAAAGAAATTTTGAGATTTTTATTGTCTCAGTTTTTCAATACATACAGCACTCCGGGAAATTATAATAACGAGATAGGAGTTCCTCTTACTCTTGCCAATATCCCTGAAAATACCGAGATTGGAATTTTTGAGTTTGGAGCAAGGAAAAAAGGAGATATAAAAAAATTGATTGAGATTTCCACACCGGAAATCAGAATATTAACAGCAATAGGACACGGTCATACTGAAGTCTTTGGTTCATTGGAAGAAGTTATAAAAGGTAAAGGGGAAATTTTTGAAGGTGGAGAAATTGCAATTTTGCCTTATTCCTTGTTGAAGTATTATAATCTTGGCAAAAAAATCACCTTTGGTTTTGAGGAAAATGCAGATATCCATATAAAAGGTATAAAAATAGATTTTGAAGGAACAGAAGGTATTCTGAAAATAGATAATAAGTTTTTCAAAATAAAAATTCCTGCTATTAATAGAGCTATTGTTTATAATACTGCCATAGGAGCAGCTGTTTTGAAATATCTGGAAATGGATATTGAAAGAGCTTTAGAAAATCTGTCTGAATTCCAGATGCCTGAAGGAAGGGGAAAATTAATAAAAATCAGAAATATTCAAGTCATTGATGATACCTATAACGCAAACCCGTTATCTGTAAAAAATGCAATTGATACTATATCCAGCCTTCAAGGATTTAAGATTGCTGTCTTAGGGGATATGCTGGAGCTGGGCAAAAAATCCCAAAAATTACATGCAGAAATAGGAGAATATATTGGTCAGAAAAATATAGACCTTGCAATTTTTTATGGAGAAGAGATGAAATGGGCTTATGAAAGGGCAAAAAAATACATACCTGCATTTTATTTTGAAGATAAAACAGCGATAGCAGAAAAAATTTTAAAACATAAAGATAAAAATCCTATAGTGCTTATAAAGGGTTCCCGTGGCATGAAAATGGAAGAAGTTATTGAAATTCTTAAAAATATCTTTTGA